GCTTCCAGTGAGCATCCCTCGGTGCTCGATAACGCCACGATCAATATGCTGGTTCCCTGGGGCTGGCCCGTCGGCGACTATGTCGTTCGTTTCCGCATCGCAGCGACAGAACACGCGACGCCGGATCGTCGGTTTATTGAGTTTGGGATCAACCCGCGCCTGCAACAGGCGATCAGCGTGCATGAAGTCACCGGCACGATGGACGAGCCCCAGGTGATCGAGATCCCGCTGAAGTTCACGCGCGGCAATGCGGAACGCGCCAATCGCTCGCTCTACCTGCGTGAAAAAGGGACGCGAGACGACTGGGAACAGGCGACCCGCGTCGCCAGAGAGGGACGCGATGAGAATAACGGCATCGGACGAAAGTTCGCCTTGTGGATCGACTGGATGGAAATCGAGCGCGTCCCCAACGTCGAGCAACCGCCCGGCGTCGCCGCGCTTGGCCAACTTCCGCTGGATGACAAGTCGCCGGAGCCGCAAGACGCCGATCTCCGTGCCGCTTTTCAACAGTTCGCCGTCGAGGCCTTTCGGGGGAATGACCCCACGCCCGAGTATCTCGACCAACTCGTCCAAATCTACCATTCGTACCGAAAGCTTGGCCAGAAGCCGAGCGACTCGCTCAAAGACACGTTGGCGATCGTCCTGGCGTCTCCCATGTTTCTTTATCACTCGGAACCGAGCGATCCGAACCAGCCGCGACAACTGACCGATCGCGAACTGGCCAATCGACTCTCCTATTTCCTGTGGGGATCGCCTCCGGATCGTCCGTTGCAAGACCTGGCCGACAGCGGCAAGCTGCAAGACCGCCAGGTTTTGGATCAACAGGTGACCCGGTTACTTAACGACCCGCGAGCCGACGATTTTGTCGATGCGTTCACCTATCAATGGCTCGGGCTAGAACGCCTGGACTTCTTTCAAGTCAACCTGAAACATCATCCCCGGTTTGATAACAGCACCCGCATGGATGCGTGCCGTGAGATCCATGAAACGGTCGGTCACCTGCTTAAGAAAGACGGTTCGTTAAACGAGTTGCTCGAAAGCGATCAAATCGTCATCAACGGGGTGCTCGCCAACTACTACGGGATCGACGGAGTCCATGGCGATTTCTATCGCCCGGTCACGCTGCCCGACGATTCGCCGCGCGGCGGCTTGCTCGGCATGGCGGCCGTTCACTTGATGGGCAGCAACGGCGATACCTCGAATCCCGTGGAACGAGGAGTCTGGGTGCTGCGCAAGTTGCTGCACGATCCTCCTCCGCCGGCGCCAGCCAATGTTCCGCAATTGGCGCGATTGTCAGGGAAACCGCTGACGACGGAACAACGTTTGACGGCGCATCAGGAAGAACCCCAGTGCGCCAGCTGCCATCGCAAGATCGATCCGATTGGCTTTGGCCTCGAAAACTTCGACGCCGTCGGCATCTGGCGAACCGAGGACAGCTACCAGGCGCTCGACGACAACGGCAAGCCGGTCGCCGACGGAAAAGTGACCTGGAAAATCGATCCTGCAGGCAAGTTACACAAAGGTCCCATGTTCGAGAACTACCTCCAGCTGCGCAGCGTGATCGCCGCCCAAAACGAGGCGTTCGCTCGCGGGTTCACGGAAGCGTTGATCCAATACGCGTTGGGCAGACCGATTGGCTTTACGGACGAGCAACTCATCGATGATGTGATGAAGCAAGGCAAGCAAAAAAATTACGCGATCCGTAGCTTCGTGCACGCCGTGGTTCACAGCACCGAATTCCATACGAAATAAGAGAGGGAAACATGTTTCCAGCCAATAACCTCAATCGTCGCCAAGTCCTGCGTTCCGCTACCGCCGTGATCGCGCTGCCGCTATTAGAGTCGTTCGGCTTTCGCCGCTTTGCGAGAGCCGCCGCGCCGGCTGCGCCTCCCAAGCGTCTGGTCTTTCTGGGCTTTGGCTGGGGCGTGACGGAAGAGTCGTGGTATCCCGACAAGTCCACGCCTGGCGCCGATTTCGTGTTGCCCGCCGGCTTGCGTCCGTTGGAGCGACATAAGGCCGACTTCTCGATCGTGCAGGGACTGCGCAACAAGTTTTCGGTCGAGGGTCACGCCGGCAGCACTTGGTGGCTGACCGGAGCCAATCCTTACGCCCAAGCGGGACAAAGCTATTGCAACACGATCTCCGCGGATCAAGTCGCCGCCGAAGAGTTTGGCCGCTATACGCGATTCGCGTCGCTGCAATTCAACCATAGCGAGACAGGCGATCGATCGGGGCACGGACCAGGTCTCTCGTTGGCCTGGGATGCGAGCGGCAAACCGGTGGGGGGAGAGAACGGTCCGCTGGCCGCGTATCACCGAATGTTCTCGAAAGATTCGGTCCCGCTCGAACAGCGTCAACAATTGATCGCCCAAAAGCGCAGCGTGCTGGATACGGTTCTCGAAAATGCGCGCAGCCTGAAGCGCGGCCTCGGGCAAAACGACAACGAAAAGCTGGAGGAATACTTCGACAGCATCCGCAACATCGAGACTCGATTAAGCAAAGACGAGAAATGGCTCGATCGGCCGCGACCTGATGCGCCGCTAGGCGAACCCAACTCGACGTTGTCGGGACGCGACGAAATCAAGGTCATGTACGACCTGATCGTCGCCGCATTTCAAACCGACAGCACGCGTGTGATTACCTATCGCCAGCCTGTTGCGACGTTGCTGAAAAGCCTCGGCAATAGCACGGCGCCGCACGACATGAGCCATTACCACTCGACGCGGGGTGAAAAGCTCGTTTGTTCGCAACTCCGCGATCAAACGCAAAGCGCTTTGCTGGCCGGGCTGATCGATCAACTGAAGGCGACCCAAGAAACAGACGGCAGCAGCCTGTTTGATCACATTGCACTCGCTTACGGCAGCAATATCCGCACCGGACACGATCTGACTAACTGCCCGACCATCATCACCGGGGGCGGCGCCGGCGTCAAACTCGGTGAGAACATTGTGGTCGCCAAAGATACCCCGCTGTGCAACGCCTGGCTGACGATGTTGCAAGGAATTGGCGTTCCTGCCGAGCATCACGGCGACAGCACCGGAGTTATTCCAGAACTACAGGGATGATTCATCCCATCCTCATTCCATCTTATTTGCGTTCCTATTTTTGACTCATTCCCAGATTTTGTGCTTTCATGAGAAAGGAAAGCGATCCTCCTTTTTTCTCATCAAGATCCCACTCGACCGCTTGAATTTCCAATAGAGCAGTCGCTACCACTTTTCATTCGATCTATTTATTGAGAGTTTCGATCAATGAACATTCGTCATGCAAATCCACGATTCGGTTTTACGCTTGTAGAACTACTTGTTGTCATCGCGATCATCGGCGTTTTGATCGCACTACTGTTGCCTGCGGTGCAGCAGGCTCGCGAATCGGCTCGCCGCTTGCAATGCAAGAACCATTTGAAGCAATTAGGACTCGCGGTCCACAACTATCACGACACCTACGGCGTGCTGCCGCCAGCCGCGATGGGACCAGACGAAGCGAGCAACCGCTACAGCGCATTCGTGCGCTTACTTCCCTTCTTAGAACAATCGGCGGCTTACGATACGATTGCCGCAAATCCTAAATCTCCCTGGACTTCGTCTGGCGGCAATGGAGCTTACGTTTCGGTTTTGTTTTGTCCTACGGCGCCTCTTATCGACTATCCGATCAATGGCCTCCCTTATACGAATTACGTTTTAAACATCGGCGACGTTTCGTGGAATATTCATGAAGAAGCTAGTGTCCGAGGTTTGTTCGGCGGTTCCTCGGTTTTTGCATTTCGCGATGTTATTGACGGATTAACCAACACGGCGATGATGTCGGAGGCCCTGCCCTGGCAAGATGACGGTAACGGCAGAACCGCGAATGGTTTTGGCGCCGTCTCGCGAACCGATACGCAAAACCCGACGAATTGCAAAGCGAAGTGGATCAACAACCAGTTTACCGACTACTCGGACACCACTGCGACAAACCGTGACCGAGCCCCAGGCGGACGTTGGAGCGATGGAATCGCGGCCATCATTAGCTTCAACACGATCCTCGGTCCGAATTCCGCCGTCTGCGCGGACTTTGCCGGCAAGCAAGGGGTCTTGCCTCCCAAGTCGATGCATCCCGGTGGAGTGACGCTGCTCTTAGGGGACGCTTCGGTTCGATTCATCAGCGAGAACATCGACGCCGGCAACGTCGTTGGCTCTAGTCGCACTGGTCCCAGTAAGTTTGGCGCCTGGGGAGCGTTGGGCACGCGTGCCCAAGGTGAAGTGGTCGCCGAGTTCTAATCACCGGAAAATCATTCGCCTAATCCAATTATCGTGATCGAACGAAAACCCCCAATTTGGACACTTCTCATGTTCCATCGAACCATCGGCTTTGTTCTCTGTATAACGTGGCTGGTCGCCGCAGCGGGATGCTCCAGCGGCCAAGACAAATGGGAAAAAATGCGTCCCCAGGTCTTTAAGACCCAGGGCGTTGTCCGCATGGATGGACAGCCCTTACCAGGCGCGATTGTTGCTTTTAGCAGCATCGAAGGAAATTATTCCGGCACCGCAGTCACCGACGATTCCGGCAAATATCAGCTGACGACCTTCGAAGACTATGACGGCGTCATTGCTGGTGAATTTCAGGTCAGCGTCGAAAAAAACGACTGGGTTGAGTACGGGCCGGAAAAAGGAACTGACTCAACGGGCGGAGCTTATCGACGTCCCATTAAAAAGGTTCCGTTGACTCCGGCAAAATATCGAGACTTTGAAAAATCGGAACTGACGGCGACCGTTACCCCCGAGGGCCCCAATACTTTTGACTTCGACATCCAATCCGATGCAAAGTAAGTAACGCCGATCGTCACCAGAAACAGCGTTGAGCCATCTGCGCCTACGCTGCGATGGCTGCGGGATTTCGATTCGCCGAGCCTCTTCTGCTGCGCTCTAATTCTATTTTCCAGAAGCCATCAAATGGGCTATCTATACAACAACAGTAACGCCGTATGAACGGTGAGAGCTTCCACAAATGAACATTCGTCATGCAAATCCACGATTCGGTTTTACGCTTGTAGAACTACTTGTTGTCATCGCGATCATCGGCGTTTTGATCGCACTGCTGTTGCCTGCGGTGCAGCAGGCTCGCGAATCGGCTCGCCGCTTGCAATGCAAGAACCATATGAAACAGTTGGGCTTAGCGGTCCACAACTATCACGACACCTACGGCGTGCTGCCGCCAGCCGCGATGGGACCAGACGAAGCGAGCAACCGCTACAGCGCATTCGTCCGCTTGCTGCCTTTCTTCGAACAATCGGCCGCTTACGATGTTATTGCCGCGAATCCTCAAGCTCCTTGGGGTGCAGGCGGCGGCAATGGAGTTGAAATTTCGCTGCTGAAATGCCCTACGGCTCCCCTCGTCCCTAATAAGAACAACCTCCCTTACACGAATTATGTTTTGAACGTCGGAGACGTTGCGTGGAACATTCATGAAGAGGGAAGTGTACGAGGATTATTTGGCGGTCCCTTTATTTTTGCCTTTCGCGACGTCCTCGACGGATTGTCTAACACGGCGATGATGTCCGAAGCCCTGCCCTGGGAAGATGACGGTAACGGCAGAACCGCGAATGGTTTTGGCGCTGTCTCGCGAACCGATACGCAGAACCCCGTAGCCTGTAAGGCGAAGTGGATTAACAACCAATTCACCGACTATTCCGCGACGACCGCTGCGGATCGAGACCGAGCCCCCGGCGGACGTTGGAGCGATGGAATAGCAGGAGTCATCAGCTTCAATACCATCCTCGGCCCGAACTCCGCCGTTTGCGCAGACGCCGCTGGCAAGCAAGGCGTCTTGCCTCCCAAGTCGATGCATCCTGGCGGAGTGACGCTGCTCTTGGGGGACGCTTCAGTTCGATTCATCAGCGAAAACATCGACGCCGGAAACGTCGTTGCCTCTAGTCGCAACGGCCCCAGTAAATTTGGCGCCTGGGGAGCATTGGGTACGCGCGACCAAGGCGAAGTGGTTGGGGAATTTTAACCCCTTCAACTCTCTCACGTCTCATCGATTCAAATTTTCGATCGAACAGAAATTCCCCATGAGGATACTCTCATGTTTCATCGAACCATCGGCTTCATTCTCTGTATTACGTGGTTGGTCGCCGCGGCTGGCTGCACCAAACACGAAGACAAATGGACCGCGATGCGTCCTCAGGTCTTTAAAACCCAAGGCGTTATCCGCATGGATGGACAACCCTTACCCGGCGCGACTGTTGTCTTCGAAAGCAGCACCGGAAATCATTCCGGCACCGCGGTCACCGACGATTCCGGTAAGTATCAGCTGACGACTTTTGAAGATTTTGACGGCGTCACCGCAGGTGAATTTCTAATCAGCATCGAAAAAAACGACTGGATCGAGGTCGGACCAGAAACGGGAGAGGCCGTAGATGGCGGAACCTATCGACGTCCTCTCGAAAAGGTCCCGCTGACCCCCGCCAAATATCGAGACTTTGAAAAATCGGAACTAACGGCGATCGTCACCCCTGACGGCCCGAATCGCTTCGATTTCGATATCCAGTCCGATGCGAAATAAGAGAGGCGCCACGTCAAACGCAGCAGCGTAGCGCCGTCCGCGCCCTACGCTGCCGTTGCCAACCGATCGATCCCGGTTTGCCTGCTCTCGTTTCTTCTGCTACGCTCTGTTTACTTTTCGGAAGCCATAAAAAACGGCTATTTGTCAAAAAAACGACTCCGGACAAGTGAAGCGCCTTCGTTGCGCCCCATGCAGATCGCCTGCCGCAACTCCCTCCCTTGATTCGCTCGTCCCCGCTAGTTTCAAAATGACTGGGCATTCCTAGAAATGTTTGCGATCGTCTTGGGAATGCTAATCGTCGTTTTCGGCGTGCTGTTCTTGCGGCTGCATGCATTTCTAGCCCTCTTTTTCGCCACTTTAGTCGTCGCCGCAGCGACCGCTACCCACAGCGTCTCTGAAAGCGTGTTGCTGCATTGCACGGCGCAGGTGGACGCGATTTCTGGCAAGCAGCTTGATCTGTCAGAAGTCGGCAAAGACCTGGCCGCCAAGCCGGGCGCGTATTATCTAGTCAGCAACGTCGAAGCGATCACGAAGTCCACTTCTCCTTTGGTTTGGATCGAGCGATTTGAAGTTGCGGACGATTCGGCCACCGCCTTCCTGGGCGAGGAACTTCCTGAAAACGTGGTTGCAGTCGGCGCCCGACTCGTTCCCCACGACAAGTACCAGCATGCCGTTCAGCTAGCCAAGACGAGCCCGATCAATCGCGTAGCCAACGCGTTGGGAGATACGTTCGGCAAAATCGGCCTGCTGATCGCGATGGCGTCGATCATCGGTCAGTGCCTGTTGGCCAGCGGCGCGGCGGAGCGGATTGTCCAAACTATTCGCCAGGCGATGGGGGAGAAGTGGACCGCGCTGGCGTTCGTCGTCAGCAGCTTCGTGTTAGCGATCCCGGTCTTCTTCGACACCGTCTTTTTTCTCATGCTGCCGCTCGCGCAAGCGATGGCGCGAAAAACCGGTCGCGACTACTTAAAGTATGTCATGTCAATCATCGTGGGCGGATCTTTGGCTCATTCGCTGGTGCCGCCGACCCCGGGGCCGTTGTTTGTGGCGACCGAATTGAACGTCAGCATCGGCGCGATGGCGATCGGCGGAATCGGCGTCGGAATCTGGGGCGTGATCGCCGGCTACTTTTACATGCTGTGGGCCAATCGTCGCTGGCAGATCCCCTTGCGTCTGGATGCGCCGGAAACCCCGCCCCACGAATCGACGGATCTGGACCAACCGCGTGAACCGCAACTTCCCAGTTTCGGCCTTTCGATTCTGCCGGTGGTCGTCCCTATCTTTCTGCTGGGGATGAAGACAGTCAGTCAAACGTGGCTGTCCGATTTCGACGGTCCTTGGATGCCGTTCTGGAATTCGACGATCTCGTTTTTCGGCGACAAGAATATCGCTCTTTCCCTGGGCGCCGTGCTCGCATTATTGACATTGCTGGGCAAGCCCCAAATGACTTGGGCCGGCTTAGGAAAATCGGTGCAAAAGGCGCTCAGCGAAGGTGGGGTCGTCGTTTTAATCACTTGTGCAGGCGGCGCGTTTGGCGAGATGATTCGCCAGACCAACGTCGGCGCCACCATCGCCCAGTCGCTGCCCGAATCGGTGGGCGGAACCGGCCTGCTCGTCACGGCGTTTCTCGTCACCGTAATCATTCGCGTGATTCAAGGATCGGCGACGGTAGCCATGATCGCCGCGATCGGAATTGTCGTCCCGGTCGCGACGCAGATCGGCCTTCCCTTTCACCCCGTCTACTTGGCGCTGGCGATCGGCTGCGGATCCAAACCGCTCCCCTGGATGAATGACAGCGGTTTTTGGGTCATCAGCCGCATGAGCGGTTTCACCGAAAAGGAAACGCTAAAAACCTTCTCGGTGCTGCTAACCATCATGGGCGTCGTCTCGTTCCTGGCGACGCTCGTTTGTGCGATCTGTTTTCCTTTTGTCTAACATGCGAATTTCGAGAAGAGAACGCGGCAAAGCCACCGCAGGAAAAACCCCAAACAACCTCACTAGAGCGCTTTTCAGCAAGCTGAACAAAGAGTCCCCTATCGTCTAGCTTTTCCCCCAAAATCAGCCGCACGGCGTTAGCCGCGGTTTCTGACAGGAACTCTTTGTCGACGGAAAATTGGTAACAAAAACCGCGGCTAACGCCGTGCGGCTGATTTCGTGAAAGCCGAAAATAGCGATTTGACAGAACACTAGCCAGAGGCGCGAGCCGATGGAATCCGGTCAGCGATCCTAACTCAGATCGAAGTAGTCAGCCGCACTCCATCGGCTTGCGCCTCTGGCTAGTGTTCGCTTGGTTCGAAAAAGCGCAACTTCAATACCTGCGTAGACGAGTTGCCAAGCAACTTCCACATCTGTTTCCAGACGCCCTCTTAAGACTAAGATAAACATTCATCCGAAACCGTTTCTCTCCACGATTTGTTTCCACTCTCGAAGTTGAATTGTTTCCACGATGCCTGCAGAACCGTCTGAAAATCCTGAGTTGAATAGCAGTCGCTGGTTTGCACCTGACAGCCTGCGCGGCTTTGGGCATCGATCACGTCTGAAAGGGATGGGCTACGACGACGAAGACTTTCGCGGCAAGCCGGTCGTCGCGATTCTCAATACGTGGAGCGATCTCAACACTTGCCATTCGCATTTCCCCGAGCGCGTAAAAGAAGTCAAACGCGGGATCTGGCAGATGGGGGGCTTTCCGGTCGAAATACCGGTGATGTCGCTCGGCGAAATGATGATGAAGCCGACGACGATGCTCTATCGCAATCTGCTGGCGATGGAGACCGAAGAAGTCCTCCGTTGTCACCCGATCGACGCGGCGGTATTGATGGGCGGCTGCGACAAGACGGTTCCGGCGATGATCATGGGCGCCATCTCCGCCGATCGCCCGGCGATTTTTCTGCCGGCCGGCCCCATGTTAAAAGCGCGCTGGAAAGACCAGACGCTCGGCAGCGGCAGCGATGCTTGGAAATATTGGGATGAGCGCCGCGCCGGCAACCTGTGTGATGAATCATGGGGACAAATCGAGAACTGCATCGCGCGGTCGGCAGGCACCTGCATGACCATGGGAACCGCTTCGACCATGTCGGCGATCGCCGAATCGCTCGGCTTTACGCTGCCGGGCGCATCGTCGGTTCCGGCGGTGATCGCCGAACACTCACGTCTGGCCGTCGCTACAGGCCGGCGCGCCGTCGAAATGGCCTTGCAGAAACTGCTCCCTTCCTCCTTCTTGACGCCGGCCTCCTTTGACAACTCGATCGTCACCAGCATGGCGATCGGCGGCTCGACCAACGCGATCGTGCATATCATCGCGATGGCGCGACGCGCCGGAATCGAATTGACGCTGGAGCGTTTTGACGAACTCTCGCGCACCACGCCGGTCTTGGCCAATATTCGCCCTGCCGGTAAATTTCTGATGGAAGACTTCTTTGACAGCGGCGGTCTGCCGGCGTTGCTCCAAGAATTGGGTTCGCACATCGACGGCAGTTGCCAGACGGTCAACGGCTTTACCCTCGCCGAAAACGTCGCCGCCGCCGAAGTCATTGACGCCGACATTATTCGTTCGCTGGACAATCCAATCTCCGCAACCGGCGGCACGTTCGTCCTGCGCGGCAACCTGGCCCCGTCAGGCTGCGTTATCAAGCCGACGGCGGCATCTCCGCGATTGCTGGATCACACCGGCCCCGCGGTGGTGTTTGACGACTACGCTCAACTCAAGTCGCAGCTCAACGATCCAGCATCCGGCATCACGGCCGATTCGGTGTTGATCTTACGAAATGCCGGCCCCCAGGGAGGCCCCGGTTTTCCTGAATGGGGAATGCTGCCGATTCCAGACCACCTGCTCAAACAGGGCGTTCGCGATCTGGTCCGCATCTCCGACGCGCGGATGAGCGGAACCAGCTACGGAACCTGCGTGTTGCATGTCGCTCCCGAAGCGGCCGTCGGCGGACCGCTAAGCCTGGTTCAAAACGGCGACCTGATCCAGCTGAATGTCGAGCAGCGCAGTCTGAATCTGCTGGTCGACGAAGACGTATTGGCCGAGCGCCGCAAAGCGTGGACTCCTCCTGCGGCTCGCTACAAGCGGGGATACGGCGCGATGTTCCTCAAGCACGTCACCCAAGCCGACGCCGGCTGCGATTTTGATTTTCTCCATCACGGCGCTGACACGCCGGATCCCGATATTTTCTGAGACAGCTACCATCAAGGACCTCGATTGGCCATGGATACCCAACCCATAACCGCTGCAACCATTTCCCGTTCCGTGTGGGCTGTGCCCTCAATGGCGCGAACCGCCGCTGGCGCCCTCGATCGAGAGGAAAACACGAAAATCATCCGCCACATCGAGCAAGGCGGAATCTCGACGCTGTTGTACGGCGGCAATGCGATTTTCTACCATCTGACGCTCGCCGAATATCGCACGGCCTTGGAACTGATCCGCGAAAGCGCCGCGGACGAGACGCTGGTCATCCCTGCAATCGGACCCGCGTATGGAACGATGCTCGATCAAGTCGAGATTCTGAAAGACTTCGACTTTCCGACGGCCATGCTTTTGCCGCAGCGGGATGTGGTCACCTCGGCCGGCATCGCGACGGCCGTGCGGAAAATCTCCGAACGACTCGGCAAGCCGATCGTGCTCTATCTGAAATATGACCGCACGGTAAGCGTCGATGACGCCGCCGCGCTGGTCAGCGACGGAGTCATCTCGGCCATCAAATACGCCGTCGTCCGCGAAGACTACACGCAAGACGACTACCTGCGCGGGCTCACTGAGAAAGTCGACACCAGCCTGATCCTCAGCGGCCTCGGCGATCAGCCGGCGATCGTCCACATGCAAGACTTCGGCCTCGGCGGCTTCACCACCGGCTGCGGCTGCATCTTCCCCCAACTGTCGGTCGCGCTCCTGAAAGCGATTCAGGCCAAAAATTGGAACGAAGCCGAATCCATCCGCGAACAATTCCTACCGCTAGAACGCCTACGAGATTCGCTCGGCCCCATCAGCATCCTGCACCGCGCGACCGAACTAGCGGGCATCGCCAACACGGGCCCGATCATCCCGCTGCTGTCGGAGCCAGACGAAGCGATCCAAACCCGGATATCGGCGGCGCTGCAGCAGATGAGCACCACGAAATAGCAGGAAGCTTGTTGACAATTTAGAGCGCCAATTCCTAAGCCGCTGGTTTGCAATCGCAGACTGGCGGCTTTTTTTGGGGTTGGCAAGGAAGATCCAGTGACGCGTCAATTTTTGACGTCGCAATTTATCGCTCACACGCGAAGGCGGATAAATTAAAA
The nucleotide sequence above comes from Blastopirellula sp. J2-11. Encoded proteins:
- a CDS encoding dihydrodipicolinate synthase family protein, which codes for MARTAAGALDREENTKIIRHIEQGGISTLLYGGNAIFYHLTLAEYRTALELIRESAADETLVIPAIGPAYGTMLDQVEILKDFDFPTAMLLPQRDVVTSAGIATAVRKISERLGKPIVLYLKYDRTVSVDDAAALVSDGVISAIKYAVVREDYTQDDYLRGLTEKVDTSLILSGLGDQPAIVHMQDFGLGGFTTGCGCIFPQLSVALLKAIQAKNWNEAESIREQFLPLERLRDSLGPISILHRATELAGIANTGPIIPLLSEPDEAIQTRISAALQQMSTTK